A genomic segment from Microcoleus sp. AS-A8 encodes:
- a CDS encoding RNA-binding protein has translation MSIYVGNLSYDVTQEDLNGVFAEYGSVKRVQLPTDRETGRVRGFAFVEMGAESEETAAIDALDGAEWMGRDLKVNKAKPREDRGSFGGGGGNRGNNSFSRR, from the coding sequence ATGTCAATTTATGTAGGCAACTTGTCTTACGACGTTACGCAAGAAGACCTTAATGGTGTTTTTGCAGAGTATGGTTCGGTCAAGCGGGTTCAGCTACCCACTGACCGTGAAACAGGTCGTGTACGCGGCTTTGCTTTTGTGGAAATGGGAGCAGAGTCTGAAGAAACAGCTGCCATTGATGCACTTGATGGTGCTGAATGGATGGGTCGTGACCTGAAAGTTAATAAGGCCAAGCCTCGTGAAGACAGAGGGTCTTTTGGTGGTGGTGGTGGAAACCGAGGAAACAACAGTTTCTCTCGCCGCTAA